Proteins encoded in a region of the Esox lucius isolate fEsoLuc1 chromosome 9, fEsoLuc1.pri, whole genome shotgun sequence genome:
- the LOC106024458 gene encoding uncharacterized protein LOC106024458 isoform X2, whose protein sequence is MFLYQPSTLGGKSHQPTADTAEEVQAEADHSRGRRTARPSNVPKDAELISSKILEDIFHSLQKENNSQTDPMRDSKFTSVNSAEPQGPTQYSKRPVNRILWERICFFGKGLIHLAYKMVLDNTIGLKSVAHQGQSQEDLVNIHRMENTFVEELLLMFCKAATKHLVIELMGLPSILDSGLHFKLINTDALGSTSRNEMWGSDSRLTSDFVLKQTGINYIHVMESSLICQSSDFSIDKNQAIRAICEVMLSKMRGILNRTSNNTEELLPPQKGVDSEYEDMLRCSVPEELALTEDLIEKTPSLLEKTPSLLHEEISLSRPSTVMSFQTLKVIIEDTMYRTYAPECPQSSRTTNSFGQMKDLLVEVKCALERFGISVSLVKDSVEFSEVTAVEDIVNVASKRMSLSLHTNRVQLYAARQGDKASIRSMANSFALVIKNYVTRYWSRFGDCSGGSSSSSEEILEEDKGMTPTEKQRWNSAVSGLQTPSHLNRRRNSASSAQCSRSSPSTDSLGSTTLESKPPITGVSLSMDEKLRDESVALHEEIHEELSLSRPSTVMSFQTLKVIIEDTMYKTYAPECPESSRTTNSFGQMKDLLVEVKCALERFGISVSLVKDSVEFSEVTAVEDIVNVASKRMSLSLHTNRVQLHAARQGDKASIRSMANSFALVIKNYVTRYWSRFGDCSGRSSSSSEEILEEDEEMTPTEKQRWNSAVSGLQTPSHLNRRRKSAGSAQCSRSSPSTDSLGSTTQESKPPITGVSLSMDEKLRDESVALHEEIHEELSLSRPSTVMSFQTLKVIIEDTMYRTYAPECPQSSRTTNSFGQMKDLLVEVKCALERFGISVSLVKDSVEFSEVTAVEDIVNVASKRMSLSLHTNRVQLHAARQGDKASIRSMANSFALVIKNYVTRYWSRFGDCSGRSSSSSEEILEEDKGMTPTEKQRWNSAVSGLQTPSHLNRRRKSAGSAQCSRSSPSTDSLGSTTKESKPPITGVSLSMDEKLRDEAVDQDNGRSEKGILRKTLFLKKNKVSPLCTTGPVAVDEPEKKRSLLKRITSGLAKIFCFPCKKRSKK, encoded by the exons ATGTTCCTTTACCAGCCGTCAACCTTGGGCGGGAAGTCCCATCAGCCCACTGCTGACACAGCTGAGGAGGTCCAAGCAGAGGCAGACCACAGCAGAGGCAGACGAACAGCAAGACCCTCCAATGTCCCCAAGGACGCCGAACTAATCAGCAGTAAAATCCTGGAAGATATTTTTCATTCACTACAGAAGGAAAATAATTCCCAGACTGACCCCATGAGAGATAGTAAATTCACCTCAGTAAATTCAGCGGAGCCCCAGGGACCAACCCAGTACTCAAAAAGGCCTGTCAACAGGATCCTATGGGAGAGGATCTGTTTCTTTGGAAAGGGACTCATCCACCTGGCTTACAAGATGGTTCTGGACAACACTATAGGCCTGAAGTCAGTGGCCCACCAGGGACAGTCCCAAGAAGACCTGGTCAACATCCACAGAATGgagaatacatttgtagaaGAACTGTTGCTGATGTTCTGCAAAGCTGCCACCAAACATCTGGTGATAGAACTAATGGGCCTTCCATCCATCCTGGATAGTGGCCTGCACTTCAAGTTGATAAACACAGATGCCTTGGGGTCCACATCAAGAAATGAAATGTGGGGCAGCGACTCAAGATTAACCAGTGATTTTGTGCTGAAACAGACTGGTATAAACTACATACATGTGATGGAAAGCTCCCTAATCTGCCAGTCCTCTGACTTCTCCATTGACAAGAATCAGGCAATAA GGGCCATCTGCGAGGTTATGCTGTCCAAGATGAGAGGCATCCTGAATAGAACGTCCAACAACACTGAAGAATTGCTTCCCCCCCAGAAAG GAGTTGATTCCGAATATGAAGACATGCTACGCTGCAGTGTTCCAGAGGAACTGGCTCTGACTGAAGATCTCATAGAGAagactccctccctcctggaGAAGACTCCATCACTCCTGCATGAAGAGATCTCTCTCTCCAGGCCTTCCACTGTCATGAGCTTCCAGACCCTGAAGGTCATCATCGAGGACACCATGTACAGAACGTATGCCCCAGAGTGCCCGCAGTCCAGCAGGACCACCAACTCATTTGGTCAAATGAAGGATCTCCTTGTAGAAGTCAAGTGTGCCCTGGAGCGCTTTGGAATCTCTGTTTCATTAGTGAAGGACAGCGTGGAGTTCAGTGAGGTGACTGCGGTGGAGGACATTGTGAATGTTGCATCAAAAAGGATGTCCTTGAGTTTACACACCAACCGTGTTCAACTGTATGCCGCACGCCAGGGTGACAAGGCATCCATTCGTTCAATGGCAAACTCCTTCGCACTAGTCATCAAGAACTACGTCACACGCTATTGGAGCCGTTTTGGAGATTGTAGTGGGGGGTCAAGCTCCTCATCAGAAGAAATCCTGGAAGAGGACAAAGGGATGACACCCACTGAGAAGCAGAGATGGAACTCGGCCGTCTCAGGGCTTCAGACGCCCTCCCACCTCAACCGGAGAAGGAATTCTGCCAGCTCGGCTCAGTGCAGCAGAAGCTCCCCCTCCACCGACAGTTTGGGCAGCACCACACTGGAAAGTAAACCACCAATAACTGGGGTTTCTCTGTCAATGGATGAGAAATTGAGGGATGAGTCGGTGGCCCTGCATGAAGAGATACATGAagagctctctctctccaggcctTCCACTGTCATGAGCTTCCAGACCCTGAAGGTCATCATCGAGGACACCATGTACAAAACGTATGCCCCAGAGTGCCCGGAGTCCAGCAGGACCACCAACTCATTTGGTCAAATGAAGGATCTCCTTGTAGAAGTCAAGTGTGCCCTGGAGCGCTTTGGAATCTCTGTTTCATTAGTGAAGGACAGCGTGGAGTTCAGTGAGGTGACTGCGGTGGAGGACATTGTGAATGTTGCATCAAAAAGGATGTCCTTGAGTTTACACACCAACCGTGTTCAACTGCATGCCGCACGCCAGGGTGACAAGGCATCCATTCGTTCAATGGCAAACTCCTTCGCACTAGTCATCAAGAACTACGTCACACGCTATTGGAGCCGTTTTGGAGATTGTAGTGGGCGGTCAAGCTCCTCATCAGAAGAAATCCTGGAAGAGGACGAAGAGATGACACCCACTGAGAAGCAGAGATGGAACTCGGCCGTCTCAGGGCTTCAGACGCCCTCCCACCTCAACCGGAGAAGGAAATCTGCCGGCTCGGCTCAGTGCAGCAGAAGCTCCCCCTCCACCGACAGTTTGGGCAGCACCACACAGGAAAGTAAACCACCAATAACTGGGGTTTCTCTGTCAATGGATGAGAAATTGAGGGATGAGTCGGTGGCCCTGCATGAAGAGATACATGAagagctctctctctccaggcctTCCACTGTCATGAGCTTCCAGACCCTGAAGGTCATCATCGAGGACACCATGTACAGAACGTATGCCCCAGAGTGCCCGCAGTCCAGCAGGACCACCAACTCATTTGGTCAAATGAAGGATCTCCTTGTAGAAGTCAAGTGTGCCCTGGAGCGCTTTGGAATCTCTGTTTCATTAGTGAAGGACAGCGTGGAGTTCAGTGAGGTGACTGCGGTGGAGGACATTGTGAATGTTGCATCAAAAAGGATGTCCTTGAGTTTACACACCAACCGTGTTCAACTGCATGCCGCACGCCAGGGTGACAAGGCATCCATTCGTTCAATGGCAAACTCCTTCGCACTAGTCATCAAGAACTACGTCACACGCTATTGGAGCCGTTTTGGAGATTGTAGTGGGCGGTCAAGCTCCTCATCAGAAGAAATCCTGGAAGAGGACAAAGGGATGACACCCACTGAGAAGCAGAGATGGAACTCGGCCGTCTCAGGGCTTCAGACGCCCTCCCACCTTAACCGGAGAAGGAAATCTGCCGGCTCGGCTCAGTGCAGCAGAAGCTCCCCCTCCACCGACAGTTTGGGCAGCACCACAAAGGAAAGTAAACCACCAATAACTGGGGTTTCTCTGTCAATGGATGAGAAATTGAGGGATGAG GCGGTGGACCAGGATAATGGGAGATCAGAAAAGGGGATACTCAGAAAGACTCTGTTTCTAAAGAAAAATAAGGTGTCTCCCTTGTGTACCACAG GACCTGTAGCAGTTGACGAACCAGAGAAAAAACGGTCTCTCCTGAAGAGGATAACATCCGGACTGGCAAAGATATTTTGCTTCCCGTGCAAGAAAAGAAGCAAGAAGTAA
- the LOC106024458 gene encoding uncharacterized protein LOC106024458 isoform X1: MFLYQPSTLGGKSHQPTADTAEEVQAEADHSRGRRTARPSNVPKDAELISSKILEDIFHSLQKENNSQTDPMRDSKFTSVNSAEPQGPTQYSKRPVNRILWERICFFGKGLIHLAYKMVLDNTIGLKSVAHQGQSQEDLVNIHRMENTFVEELLLMFCKAATKHLVIELMGLPSILDSGLHFKLINTDALGSTSRNEMWGSDSRLTSDFVLKQTGINYIHVMESSLICQSSDFSIDKNQAIRAICEVMLSKMRGILNRTSNNTEELLPPQKGVDSEYEDMLRCSVPEELALTEDLIEKTPSLLEKTPSLLHEEISLSRPSTVMSFQTLKVIIEDTMYRTYAPECPQSSRTTNSFGQMKDLLVEVKCALERFGISVSLVKDSVEFSEVTAVEDIVNVASKRMSLSLHTNRVQLYAARQGDKASIRSMANSFALVIKNYVTRYWSRFGDCSGGSSSSSEEILEEDKGMTPTEKQRWNSAVSGLQTPSHLNRRRNSASSAQCSRSSPSTDSLGSTTLESKPPITGVSLSMDEKLRDESVALHEEIHEELSLSRPSTVMSFQTLKVIIEDTMYKTYAPECPESSRTTNSFGQMKDLLVEVKCALERFGISVSLVKDSVEFSEVTAVEDIVNVASKRMSLSLHTNRVQLHAARQGDKASIRSMANSFALVIKNYVTRYWSRFGDCSGRSSSSSEEILEEDEEMTPTEKQRWNSAVSGLQTPSHLNRRRKSAGSAQCSRSSPSTDSLGSTTQESKPPITGVSLSMDEKLRDESVALHEEIHEELSLSRPSTVMSFQTLKVIIEDTMYRTYAPECPQSSRTTNSFGQMKDLLVEVKCALERFGISVSLVKDSVEFSEVTAVEDIVNVASKRMSLSLHTNRVQLHAARQGDKASIRSMANSFALVIKNYVTRYWSRFGDCSGRSSSSSEEILEEDKGMTPTEKQRWNSAVSGLQTPSHLNRRRKSAGSAQCSRSSPSTDSLGSTTKESKPPITGVSLSMDEKLRDEAVALHEEIHEELSLSRPSTVMSFQTLKVIIEDTMYRTYAPECPESSRTTNSFGQMKDLLVEVKCALERFGISVSLVKDSVEFSELTAVEDIVNVASKRMSLSLHTNRVQLHAARQGDKASIRSMANSFALVIKNYVTRYWSRFGDCSGRSSSSSEEILEEDKGMTPTEKQRWNSAVSGLQTPSHLNRRRKSAGSAQCSRSSPSTDSLGSTTKESKPPITGVSLSMDEKLRDEAVDQDNGRSEKGILRKTLFLKKNKVSPLCTTGPVAVDEPEKKRSLLKRITSGLAKIFCFPCKKRSKK; this comes from the exons ATGTTCCTTTACCAGCCGTCAACCTTGGGCGGGAAGTCCCATCAGCCCACTGCTGACACAGCTGAGGAGGTCCAAGCAGAGGCAGACCACAGCAGAGGCAGACGAACAGCAAGACCCTCCAATGTCCCCAAGGACGCCGAACTAATCAGCAGTAAAATCCTGGAAGATATTTTTCATTCACTACAGAAGGAAAATAATTCCCAGACTGACCCCATGAGAGATAGTAAATTCACCTCAGTAAATTCAGCGGAGCCCCAGGGACCAACCCAGTACTCAAAAAGGCCTGTCAACAGGATCCTATGGGAGAGGATCTGTTTCTTTGGAAAGGGACTCATCCACCTGGCTTACAAGATGGTTCTGGACAACACTATAGGCCTGAAGTCAGTGGCCCACCAGGGACAGTCCCAAGAAGACCTGGTCAACATCCACAGAATGgagaatacatttgtagaaGAACTGTTGCTGATGTTCTGCAAAGCTGCCACCAAACATCTGGTGATAGAACTAATGGGCCTTCCATCCATCCTGGATAGTGGCCTGCACTTCAAGTTGATAAACACAGATGCCTTGGGGTCCACATCAAGAAATGAAATGTGGGGCAGCGACTCAAGATTAACCAGTGATTTTGTGCTGAAACAGACTGGTATAAACTACATACATGTGATGGAAAGCTCCCTAATCTGCCAGTCCTCTGACTTCTCCATTGACAAGAATCAGGCAATAA GGGCCATCTGCGAGGTTATGCTGTCCAAGATGAGAGGCATCCTGAATAGAACGTCCAACAACACTGAAGAATTGCTTCCCCCCCAGAAAG GAGTTGATTCCGAATATGAAGACATGCTACGCTGCAGTGTTCCAGAGGAACTGGCTCTGACTGAAGATCTCATAGAGAagactccctccctcctggaGAAGACTCCATCACTCCTGCATGAAGAGATCTCTCTCTCCAGGCCTTCCACTGTCATGAGCTTCCAGACCCTGAAGGTCATCATCGAGGACACCATGTACAGAACGTATGCCCCAGAGTGCCCGCAGTCCAGCAGGACCACCAACTCATTTGGTCAAATGAAGGATCTCCTTGTAGAAGTCAAGTGTGCCCTGGAGCGCTTTGGAATCTCTGTTTCATTAGTGAAGGACAGCGTGGAGTTCAGTGAGGTGACTGCGGTGGAGGACATTGTGAATGTTGCATCAAAAAGGATGTCCTTGAGTTTACACACCAACCGTGTTCAACTGTATGCCGCACGCCAGGGTGACAAGGCATCCATTCGTTCAATGGCAAACTCCTTCGCACTAGTCATCAAGAACTACGTCACACGCTATTGGAGCCGTTTTGGAGATTGTAGTGGGGGGTCAAGCTCCTCATCAGAAGAAATCCTGGAAGAGGACAAAGGGATGACACCCACTGAGAAGCAGAGATGGAACTCGGCCGTCTCAGGGCTTCAGACGCCCTCCCACCTCAACCGGAGAAGGAATTCTGCCAGCTCGGCTCAGTGCAGCAGAAGCTCCCCCTCCACCGACAGTTTGGGCAGCACCACACTGGAAAGTAAACCACCAATAACTGGGGTTTCTCTGTCAATGGATGAGAAATTGAGGGATGAGTCGGTGGCCCTGCATGAAGAGATACATGAagagctctctctctccaggcctTCCACTGTCATGAGCTTCCAGACCCTGAAGGTCATCATCGAGGACACCATGTACAAAACGTATGCCCCAGAGTGCCCGGAGTCCAGCAGGACCACCAACTCATTTGGTCAAATGAAGGATCTCCTTGTAGAAGTCAAGTGTGCCCTGGAGCGCTTTGGAATCTCTGTTTCATTAGTGAAGGACAGCGTGGAGTTCAGTGAGGTGACTGCGGTGGAGGACATTGTGAATGTTGCATCAAAAAGGATGTCCTTGAGTTTACACACCAACCGTGTTCAACTGCATGCCGCACGCCAGGGTGACAAGGCATCCATTCGTTCAATGGCAAACTCCTTCGCACTAGTCATCAAGAACTACGTCACACGCTATTGGAGCCGTTTTGGAGATTGTAGTGGGCGGTCAAGCTCCTCATCAGAAGAAATCCTGGAAGAGGACGAAGAGATGACACCCACTGAGAAGCAGAGATGGAACTCGGCCGTCTCAGGGCTTCAGACGCCCTCCCACCTCAACCGGAGAAGGAAATCTGCCGGCTCGGCTCAGTGCAGCAGAAGCTCCCCCTCCACCGACAGTTTGGGCAGCACCACACAGGAAAGTAAACCACCAATAACTGGGGTTTCTCTGTCAATGGATGAGAAATTGAGGGATGAGTCGGTGGCCCTGCATGAAGAGATACATGAagagctctctctctccaggcctTCCACTGTCATGAGCTTCCAGACCCTGAAGGTCATCATCGAGGACACCATGTACAGAACGTATGCCCCAGAGTGCCCGCAGTCCAGCAGGACCACCAACTCATTTGGTCAAATGAAGGATCTCCTTGTAGAAGTCAAGTGTGCCCTGGAGCGCTTTGGAATCTCTGTTTCATTAGTGAAGGACAGCGTGGAGTTCAGTGAGGTGACTGCGGTGGAGGACATTGTGAATGTTGCATCAAAAAGGATGTCCTTGAGTTTACACACCAACCGTGTTCAACTGCATGCCGCACGCCAGGGTGACAAGGCATCCATTCGTTCAATGGCAAACTCCTTCGCACTAGTCATCAAGAACTACGTCACACGCTATTGGAGCCGTTTTGGAGATTGTAGTGGGCGGTCAAGCTCCTCATCAGAAGAAATCCTGGAAGAGGACAAAGGGATGACACCCACTGAGAAGCAGAGATGGAACTCGGCCGTCTCAGGGCTTCAGACGCCCTCCCACCTTAACCGGAGAAGGAAATCTGCCGGCTCGGCTCAGTGCAGCAGAAGCTCCCCCTCCACCGACAGTTTGGGCAGCACCACAAAGGAAAGTAAACCACCAATAACTGGGGTTTCTCTGTCAATGGATGAGAAATTGAGGGATGAGGCGGTGGCCCTGCATGAAGAGATACATGAagagctctctctctccaggcctTCCACTGTCATGAGCTTCCAGACCCTGAAGGTCATCATCGAGGACACCATGTACAGAACGTATGCCCCAGAGTGCCCGGAGTCCAGCAGGACCACCAACTCATTTGGTCAAATGAAGGATCTCCTTGTAGAAGTCAAGTGTGCCCTGGAGCGCTTTGGAATCTCTGTTTCATTAGTGAAGGACAGCGTGGAGTTCAGTGAGTTGACTGCGGTGGAGGACATTGTGAATGTTGCATCAAAAAGGATGTCCTTGAGTTTACACACCAACCGTGTTCAACTGCATGCCGCACGCCAGGGTGACAAGGCATCCATTCGTTCAATGGCAAACTCCTTCGCACTAGTCATCAAGAACTACGTCACACGCTATTGGAGCCGTTTTGGAGATTGTAGTGGGCGGTCAAGCTCCTCATCAGAAGAAATCCTGGAAGAGGACAAAGGGATGACACCCACTGAGAAGCAGAGATGGAACTCGGCCGTCTCAGGGCTTCAGACGCCCTCCCACCTTAACCGGAGAAGGAAATCTGCCGGCTCGGCTCAGTGCAGCAGAAGCTCCCCCTCCACCGACAGTTTGGGCAGCACCACAAAGGAAAGTAAACCACCAATAACTGGGGTTTCTCTGTCAATGGATGAGAAATTGAGGGATGAGGCGGTGGACCAGGATAATGGGAGATCAGAAAAGGGGATACTCAGAAAGACTCTGTTTCTAAAGAAAAATAAGGTGTCTCCCTTGTGTACCACAG GACCTGTAGCAGTTGACGAACCAGAGAAAAAACGGTCTCTCCTGAAGAGGATAACATCCGGACTGGCAAAGATATTTTGCTTCCCGTGCAAGAAAAGAAGCAAGAAGTAA